The region AGGAGAAGAACCCTGCACAGGGCCACCATGGGgacaggaaagaggaggagcagaggttCACCATCGTCATTCAAACTTACAACCGCACGGACGTTTTGCTCAAACTCCTAAACCATTACCAGGCGGTACCTCATCTTAAACGGATTATCATAGTCTGGAACAACATTGGGAAGGAGACACCCCTGAAGCTATGGAACTCTTTTCAGCCTCATCCGGTCCCTGTGGTCTTCAAGGAGCAGACAAGCAATCAAATGCGCAACAGACTACAACCATTCCCTGAGATTGATACCGATGGTCAGTGTGTCTTTCAGCTTGCATATTGTGTATGCTTTGAGCctgtttcaacatttttttttcactattaaAGTGGtgtttgcttgttgttgttttttttctttgatccTTAGCTGTGCTGATGCTGGATGACGACACCCTGGTCAGTGTTCCTGACATCAGTTTTGCTTTCTCTGTCTGGAAGGTAATTAAGCTTCAGGGACAATGTAGATGACAGTGATTCAATTACATTTGGGTATAACTTGATAATTGataatggaaaaagaaaatgcatgagCATCGTATGGTACTGCACCATACACAATATGACTGACACAAGCTTTTGTCTCTGGTCCTGCAGCAATTTTCTGACCAGATTGTTGGGTTCGTCCCACGGAAACATGTCTCAACACCAGGAGGAGTGTACAGTTATGGCAGCTTTGAACTGCAGGACCCAGAAACAGCTGGAGGTGACAAGTGAGTTGTGCTCTTTTTGTGGTGATTATTTTGTGAAGCTCCACATAAAATGCATCTTATTGGCCTTTTGTTTGGTCTGGTCTTACTTTGACGTGAAAGACCGTTTTTTAATACTACTTCTATCTTGATCCACTCGCTGCAGATACTCCATGGTGTTAATTGGCGCCGCCTTCTTCCACCGTCGCTACCTGCAGGTCTTCCAGGACCAACCTCCATCAGTTCATGCGCTGGTGGATGAAACACAGAATTGTGATGACATTGTCGTTAATTTTGCTGTCGCGCTGTATTTGAGGGAGCACTCCACAGGCGGCATTAACAAACCCTCAGGGATCTTTGTCAAACCTGTGGACCTCCGCAACCTGGAAAAGGATGCCAGCAGCGGGTACCAGGGTATGTGGCATCGTCCTGAACACCTTCTCCAGAGATCCTACTGCCTGAACAGGCTGACACAGATCTATGGCTTTATGCCACTCTGCTTCTCCAACCTGATGGTCTCCC is a window of Anoplopoma fimbria isolate UVic2021 breed Golden Eagle Sablefish chromosome 3, Afim_UVic_2022, whole genome shotgun sequence DNA encoding:
- the extl2 gene encoding exostosin-like 2, with protein sequence MRFPRCFTGLRRAYLVWPILLLLLVGAALTALLPPAEDQGGGVDVLGVLRRATSQKEKNPAQGHHGDRKEEEQRFTIVIQTYNRTDVLLKLLNHYQAVPHLKRIIIVWNNIGKETPLKLWNSFQPHPVPVVFKEQTSNQMRNRLQPFPEIDTDAVLMLDDDTLVSVPDISFAFSVWKQFSDQIVGFVPRKHVSTPGGVYSYGSFELQDPETAGGDKYSMVLIGAAFFHRRYLQVFQDQPPSVHALVDETQNCDDIVVNFAVALYLREHSTGGINKPSGIFVKPVDLRNLEKDASSGYQGMWHRPEHLLQRSYCLNRLTQIYGFMPLCFSNLMVSQFGFPSYANHKSRG